From the Lathyrus oleraceus cultivar Zhongwan6 chromosome 3, CAAS_Psat_ZW6_1.0, whole genome shotgun sequence genome, the window ATAAAAGTGGTTCTCTAATTTTTAAATTTTCATCCTCTTTTCAATAATTATTATCCTCACTTTTATCGAGAATTGTAAAAGTTTAGAAAATCCTTGAAAACAATACCATCAACGCATCTCAAATTATCATATGTTTGCTAACTTTATAGGTCTTCATAAGTAGTTGAAACAACATATTTAGTATTGCAAATTTACAAAGAGGAATCACCAACATCTGAACTCTAATTAACATTACAAAGTAGAGCAGAAGAACATCCAATTCTattctcttttcttttatttGATACAAAACTCCCTCAAAAAGAGAACATGGTATAAAACTTTTGACATCACCAcccaaaaacaaaataaaagaacAAACAAATCACACCCTAGTTAATTAATTCTAGGTTGTGCTAATCTTAAAAAAATCAACcatatattatataatataatCTCCCTTATTCTTgaaaaaaaaataacaataacaaagGGAGAGAATGATGAGGATTATTCAAGTACCATTTTGCTCGATTTGTCTCTTTTTCTTCAATGAATCTTGTTTCTGCAAGATTATATTTCTTCTAAACCTTCTGATAAAAAGATCAGCAACTTCATCAATATCATCCTCAAGTTTAAACTCTTTCCCTGCTTCTTCCTTACAATTCTTCACCCTATCAATCACTGATCCTCCGAAATCCAATTCCTCAGAATCAAAAAGACTGTGAGTCAAATCAGGGTACTTATCATCCTCATGTTCGTAGTAACCATCTTCTTGATCTTGTTCATCCACAACTTGTGTTTCACTTGGATTTTGCAACGCTTCGTAAGTGCGGGCGTTGTTGTTATAAATAACCATGGCTCTAGGATGATGATCATCACAGTTGACACCTTCTTCAATTAAACAATCTTCCTTGGAATGATGAGAAGAATGGTTCCCCCAAATGGAATGGAATTTATCTGAAATGGAAGTCATGAGGAACTTTTTGTTCTTCATGAGTGAGAATATAATCAAACGAGCTTTGATGGCGTTTGCTTTAGATTTTAAAGCCATGGTTTTTGACTTTGTCATTGCGGTTAAACCGGCTATGATTTGCTTCAACAACTTTGCTGTTTTGTTCTTCATGTTGGTCATTGTGAGAGAGTTTGGAAAATAGGTTGTGAAAGATAAAAAAGAATTGTGGAATGTTTAGGTTTGAGAGAGTATGAATGTTATTGTACAAACTTTGTACTTTGGCACGAAAGAGTACAAGGTGTGGACAAGGGTTTATATAGAAGAAGATACAACTAGGTAATTTAATACATGATAATTAATGTGTTATCTGTGAGAGAAACAAGTTCAAAAAAGAAAGAGTGGGGGTTAAGAAAACAAAAGCAAAGTGAAATAAAGTTAAAGTAGGTGATAAAGTAGGGACACTTGGCTTGTCATGATAGGGTCTTTGAGTTATGGTTCTTTAAGTGGTATACGAAGTTTAGAGATTTTAGTGGTGGGTTTTGAGTGTGGAACTCTTTGCCATTTAACAAATGAGTTTTAAATTTGATTTCTCTTCCAAAAATAGGGTTAAGTGGGATGAAATGGCCCTTATTGGCTCTTCGTGAGCATTAGTGTTGCTATTGGTACCAAAGTATTATTTGGTGTCTTTTATAGTTCATGTCAGCTTAGCTTTTTATAGAGTAATCAATTCTTTTGTCTATAGAGAGTTTCTTCTTGAAACTAATATCTGTTGTCAATAGCATAATGAATGTTCTATTCTTTATAAGAATTTATCTTTGCATCATACTAATTTAGATTCTATATTAAGTTAGTTATGTTTGTTACACTAAGATAGTTATATTTGTTATGacctctttttttttttttttaatggTCTTACTCAATCAAACCTTCAATATTTGATGtagaaaaatttgattattgaAAGTTTTTTTAGCTTCAAAATTCAGATCTATGAAGACTAATGTGTCATGGCTTTGTTCATTATAAAGACGTCAAAGGAAATAATCTTGATCCTTTTACTATGAATGATGCTCAAAATAAAAATTACAAGTTGCATCATAAAACATGAAAGATTCTTGTAAGGGTCATTTCTTTCAAGGAATATGAAAAGATTGGTGACACTAAATCAACTAAAACAATCTTTGATTCATTGTGTTTGATCTATGAAGAAAAAAAACGTGAAAGCATCCTAAGAAAattcttttgataaaaaggtGTGAGTTGTTCAAAATGAAAGAAGATAAAATTTGGAGACTgtgttttctagatttcaaactttagTGTCTAGATTCAAAGTATTGAATAAAAGTTATACTATTATTGATCACATTAAGAAAATCCTAAGACGTTTGTCATCGAAATGGAGATCAAATATAACATCTATTAAAGAAGATAAGGACCTGAATAACCTAGAACTTTAAGGCATAATTAGCTTTCACTGAACTGATGAGATATATTTTATTGAAGATGAAGTCAAAAGAAGCTAAAATATATTCTATTAAATTTAAAAGCGAGAATATCAAGGTTATTCAACCTGAAGAATTAGAATATGAAAATCCAATATAAGCATCAAAAGATCATATGATTTCCCTCCTTTCCAAGAAAGTTCATCATCTATGGTTCAGAAGGAAGAAGCAATTTCTCAAGTGGAAGTTCAAATATTTCAAGGATTTAAGAGAAAAGAAGGAAGCTGACAAAAAAGTTATTAGATATGAATGCAAAGCATCTTGCCACTTCAGAAATGAATGTCCCAAGCCGAATAAAGAAAGTTTAAAAAAATGGATATGAAGGAAAAAAAGAAGGATTTCATATGCACATGGGGTCAATTCGATGAATTTGCGAATGAAGAAGAGGAACATGCAAATTTTTCCTTCATGGCTTCAAAAATCCCTTGTCGTGGAACTCAATGATAGAATCCATGATAATGATGAATTTGAGATATTCTCTAAATTATTTTTCGATGAACTTATTAATACCTTGAGCGAGCTACTAAACAAAATTTAGAGAATGATTGTTAATCGTAAATATCATAAAAAGTCTTTGAAAGATTATTTGTGCATCACGAAACTCTAGAAAAATAAATTGATATtttaataaaagaaaatgaatCTTGGAAAATTCAATCATCTCAAGACACACAAACAAGTGTATGCAACATTGATAAGTACAAAGAAGTTTTTCAAGAATTCTTAGCTAATAATATAAATAGTTGAGTTTCTATAATATATGGTGTAAGTTGAAGTAGTGATGAAGTATTAGGATAGATAGACGAGCCTTTAGTTGAAACTCATAGTCCTAAAGTTCTTTAGTTGTCCTATGTTGAAAGCATGGAAAGACAAGAAACctcctaaaaataaaaataaaaaatccaaaaagatATGGGTACCTAAAAGAAAAATCATCTATAATGGAGATATCTTTAGAAACTAGGTTAAAACATTGGCCTTGGAACCTGGAAAATGTATGTTCATGATACATGATAAGAAAAAGGTGTATGTTCAAAGCCTCAAGATGAAGGAAGGAAACACCGAGGGTTTTGAGGAAAATTAGAAGAGCATGATCATGAGTTCTAACACAGTGGGTAGTGGCTTTCTTCCCTGTGTCAATAATGTGATTTTAgttgaaggattaatgcataataTACTGAGTATAAGTCAATTAAAAAATATAGGTTATGATATTATCCTCAATCAAAAAATTTGCTAGGATATATGTAAAAAATAAGGCTCTGGCCTCTTTAGTGGAACAAGGAGAAACAACATTTATAGGTTTAACAAGCTTGAGTTTGTAAGACGATTTCCTATTTTGAGGTATCAATTAGACACTCTTTACGAGGCATGTAAAAAAGGAAAATTTGTGAAAACTTATTTTCATTCTAAAAACAATGTTACCTTCTCGAGAAAAATAGATCTCTTACACATTGATATGTTTGGATCGTTAAAAACGACATATGTAAATGGTAAGAAATAATAACTATTTATAGTTGATGACTATATTCGATGGATATTGGTAAAATTTATAAGACACGGGGATGAACCTCATTATGTCTTTTCAATATTTTACAATCAAGTGAAAGTTTAAAAATACATGAAAATTGCTACGATAAGAATGATCATGAATTGAGAATTTGAAAATgaactttttaaaaaaaattgtgaaGAAAATTatattttccattatttttttATTCTAGTAATCCACAACAATATCGAGTTGTAGAAAGGACAAATAGATATTTTCAAGAAATGGCCAGAATAATGATCAACAAGAAAAAGTTTTAATTATAATATGTAATTTTAAAAATAGGAACCGTATAAAACCTATTTTCAATAAGATTCAATAAATTATAAAAAGATAAAAAATCCAACCTTTCGTATTTCCATCAAAATTTTGTACATTCTATGTactaaacaaaaaaaaaactatcTTAAGAAAGTTTAATTTCAAATTACAAAAATATGTATCTTTTTAGAATACTATAAATGCTCTAAATCTTTTTAGAGTACTATGAATGCTCTAAATcataaataaatatttaaaacTCTATCCTACGATAGCTCActtattattatatttttattatgAAGTATTATGCTATATTATATATGGCTTGGTCATAGTCCTTTTTTTATATAGaattttaaattgtttttttatAACAATTATTATAAATTTTGTAAAATTGTTACTGTTTTTAGTTTTTAGTTAAGTCATTACAATTTAATAGATAGTAAATTAATAATGAAGCCATTACGATTTCTAAAGATGTGAATTAACAAATTAAGTATTTATAAGATTTTCTCACTTTTGTAACTAGTTACCTTCCTTCATACTACTATATCAACTCATAATAAAATATATATTGTGTACTAAAAATAATACGTTACCCACGATTAGAAATAGAAAACAAGATGTTTGGTAATATCCATATTTAATTTACTCAAGCTACCGATGAAATTAACATGATATAAGATTTGAAGGAACAGGGGTAAGGAATACATGATTTAATGATGGAGATACGAATACAAAGTTTTTACACAACATAGTCAAATTGAGATAATCACTAGACTAAGGCATGACAATAATTTTTTTGGAGGGGACATTAAATTAGACAATCATGTTATTAACTTCTACAAAAATTTGTTCAATTTAAAAAACAATTCCAATTATAATGACATGGTGGAAAGAATTATCTCACATCTTATTACTCATGTAAATAATGAATATCTAACTAAAATGTCACAACCAGAGAAAATTAAGAATGCAATGTACAAAATTGATGGCAATTTTGTACCAGACCCTGATGGCTTTGGGG encodes:
- the LOC127126712 gene encoding uncharacterized protein LOC127126712; its protein translation is MTNMKNKTAKLLKQIIAGLTAMTKSKTMALKSKANAIKARLIIFSLMKNKKFLMTSISDKFHSIWGNHSSHHSKEDCLIEEGVNCDDHHPRAMVIYNNNARTYEALQNPSETQVVDEQDQEDGYYEHEDDKYPDLTHSLFDSEELDFGGSVIDRVKNCKEEAGKEFKLEDDIDEVADLFIRRFRRNIILQKQDSLKKKRQIEQNGT